The Maylandia zebra isolate NMK-2024a linkage group LG7, Mzebra_GT3a, whole genome shotgun sequence genome contains a region encoding:
- the LOC101468706 gene encoding E3 ubiquitin-protein ligase MARCHF5, with the protein MPGNIMALQPSEKHCWVCFATEQDDPGAEWLSPCRCRGSIKWVHLTCLQYWLDTRLRVSQQPIRCQLCEVAYSVIFPQMGPLVDFLRVVDRTLTAIGPYGTLGLLVGTAYWTALSYGAVTVVQVMGRANGMMAIRGARPVLLLSGLPTIPVLLILGKTVRWNDCVLKLWQKCCYEPKLPSDNQQYLPPIPVDEPRGKRQFLTSRMLCGALMFPSIAVLTGQLLFPSVTSHLQRALLGGSAYVLLKGVLKVYFTKQLFIMHAGRRILNYGDVQRAERHRDGSGN; encoded by the exons ATGCCTGGTAACATCATGGCTCTGCAGCCATCTGAGAA GCACTGCTGGGTGTGTTTTGCCACAGAGCAGGATGACCCCGGTGCTGAGTGGCTGAGTCCCTGCAGGTGCAGAGGAAGCATTAAGTGGGTGCACCTGACCTGCTTGCAGTACTGGCTGGACACTAGACTGAGAGTGAgccagcagccaatcagatgtcAGCTGTGTGAGGTGGCGTACTCTGTCATCTTCCCACAGATGG GCCCACTGGTGGACTTTCTGCGAGTGGTGGACAGAACGTTGACAGCCATCGGTCCATATGGGACCCTTGGGTTGCTGGTTGGGACGGCGTACTGGACAGCTCTGAGCTACGGCGCTGTGACTGTCGTGCAG GTTATGGGACGGGCAAATGGTATGATGGCTATACGGGGAGCAAGGCCTGTGCTCCTGCTCTCCGGCCTGCCCACCATCCCTGTACTGCTCATTCTTGGGAAGACCGTCCGCTGGAATGACTGCGTCTTGAAGCTGTGGCAGAAATGCTGCTACGAACCAAAGCTGCCGTCAG ATAATCAGCAGTACCTGCCCCCCATTCCCGTGGATGAGCCCAGAGGGAAGCGTCAGTTCCTGACCTCCAGGATGCTTTGTGGCGCACTCATGTTTCCCTCCATTGCTGTTCTAACTGGGCAGCTACTGTTCCCGTCTGTGACCTCTCACCTGCAGCGCGCTTTGCTG GGTGGCAGTGCTTACGTGCTGCTCAAAGGTGTGCTGAAGGTGTACTTCACAAAGCAGCTGTTCATCATGCATGCCGGCAGGCGCATCCTCAACTATGGTGACGTTCAGAGAGCAGAGCGCCACAGGGATGGCAGCGGCAATTAG
- the actr1b gene encoding actin related protein 1B isoform X1: MESYDILANQPVVIDNGSGVIKAGFAGDQIPKYCFPNYVGRPKHVRVMAGALEGDLFIGPKAEEHRGLLSVRYPMEHGIVTDWNDMERIWQYVYSKEQLQTFSEEHPVLLTEAPLNPSKNREKAAEVFFETFNVPALFISMQAVLSLYATGRTTGVVLDSGDGVTHVVPIYEGFAIPHSIMRVDIAGRDVSRYLRLLLRKEGYNFNTSAEFEVVRTIKERACYLSLNPQKDETLETEKAQYVLPDGSTLNIGPARFRAPELLFRPDLIGDESSGIHEVLAYAIQKSDMDLRRTLFSTIVLCGGSTLIKGFGERLLTEVKKLAPKDVKIKISAPQERLYSTWIGGSILASLDTFKKMWVSKREYEEDRARAIHRKTF, from the exons ATGGAGTCCTATGACATTTTAGCTAACCAACCGGTGGTGATTGATAAT GGGTCGGGGGTCATCAAGGCCGGCTTTGCGGGAGACCAGATCCCCAAGTACTGCTTCCCCAACTA CGTCGGGCGTCCGAAGCATGTGCGCGTGATGGCGGGAGCCCTGGAGGGAGACCTCTTCATCGGGCCCAAGGCCGAG GAGCACAGGGGCCTGCTGTCGGTGCGGTACCCGATGGAGCATGGCATCGTGACCGACTGGAATGACATGGAGCGGATCTGGCAGTACGTTTACTCCAAGGAGCAGCTGCAGACATTCTCCGAGGAG CATCCTGTGCTGCTCACAGAGGCTCCTCTGAACCCGAGCAAGAACAGGGAGAAGGCGGCTGAAGTGTTCTTCGAGACTTTCAACGTGCCGGCACTCTTCATCTCCATGCAGGCCGTGCTCAGTCT GTACGCCACAGGCCGCACCACCGGCGTAGTGCTGGACTCGGGCGATGGCGTGACCCACGTGGTGCCCATATACGAAGGCTTCGCCATCCCACACTCTATCATGCGTGTGGACATCGCTGGGAGAGATGTGTCGCGGTACCTGCGACTGCTGCTGCGTAAGGAAGGATACAACTTCAACACGTCGGCCGAGTTTGAGGTCGTTCGCACCATTAAAGAG AGAGCCTGCTACCTCTCCCTGAACCCTCAGAAGGACGAGACCTTAGAGACCGAGAAGGCTCAGTACGTCCTCCCTGACGGAAGCACTTTAAAT ATCGGCCCCGCCAGGTTCCGCGCCCCGGAGCTGCTGTTCAGACCCGACCTGATCGGAGACGAGAGCTCAGGCATCCACGAAGTCCTGGCCTACGCCATCCAGAAGTCCGACATGGACCTGCGGCGCACGCTCTTCTCCACCATCGTACTGTGTGGCGGCTCCACGCTCATCAAAG GCTTCGGCGAACGGTTACTGACTGAAGTGAAGAAGCTCGCACCCAAAGACGTAAAGATCAAG ATCTCGGCCCCCCAGGAGAGGCTGTACTCCACGTGGATTGG TGGCTCCATCTTAGCGTCGTTGGACACCTTTAAGAAGATGTGGGTGTCGAAACGGGAATATGAAGAAGACAGAGCACGTGCCATCCACAGGAAGACCTTCTAG
- the actr1b gene encoding actin related protein 1B isoform X2, with product MKCLSFMLSLSGSGVIKAGFAGDQIPKYCFPNYVGRPKHVRVMAGALEGDLFIGPKAEEHRGLLSVRYPMEHGIVTDWNDMERIWQYVYSKEQLQTFSEEHPVLLTEAPLNPSKNREKAAEVFFETFNVPALFISMQAVLSLYATGRTTGVVLDSGDGVTHVVPIYEGFAIPHSIMRVDIAGRDVSRYLRLLLRKEGYNFNTSAEFEVVRTIKERACYLSLNPQKDETLETEKAQYVLPDGSTLNIGPARFRAPELLFRPDLIGDESSGIHEVLAYAIQKSDMDLRRTLFSTIVLCGGSTLIKGFGERLLTEVKKLAPKDVKIKISAPQERLYSTWIGGSILASLDTFKKMWVSKREYEEDRARAIHRKTF from the exons ATGAAGTGTTTATCTTTTATGTTGTCACTTTCG GGGTCGGGGGTCATCAAGGCCGGCTTTGCGGGAGACCAGATCCCCAAGTACTGCTTCCCCAACTA CGTCGGGCGTCCGAAGCATGTGCGCGTGATGGCGGGAGCCCTGGAGGGAGACCTCTTCATCGGGCCCAAGGCCGAG GAGCACAGGGGCCTGCTGTCGGTGCGGTACCCGATGGAGCATGGCATCGTGACCGACTGGAATGACATGGAGCGGATCTGGCAGTACGTTTACTCCAAGGAGCAGCTGCAGACATTCTCCGAGGAG CATCCTGTGCTGCTCACAGAGGCTCCTCTGAACCCGAGCAAGAACAGGGAGAAGGCGGCTGAAGTGTTCTTCGAGACTTTCAACGTGCCGGCACTCTTCATCTCCATGCAGGCCGTGCTCAGTCT GTACGCCACAGGCCGCACCACCGGCGTAGTGCTGGACTCGGGCGATGGCGTGACCCACGTGGTGCCCATATACGAAGGCTTCGCCATCCCACACTCTATCATGCGTGTGGACATCGCTGGGAGAGATGTGTCGCGGTACCTGCGACTGCTGCTGCGTAAGGAAGGATACAACTTCAACACGTCGGCCGAGTTTGAGGTCGTTCGCACCATTAAAGAG AGAGCCTGCTACCTCTCCCTGAACCCTCAGAAGGACGAGACCTTAGAGACCGAGAAGGCTCAGTACGTCCTCCCTGACGGAAGCACTTTAAAT ATCGGCCCCGCCAGGTTCCGCGCCCCGGAGCTGCTGTTCAGACCCGACCTGATCGGAGACGAGAGCTCAGGCATCCACGAAGTCCTGGCCTACGCCATCCAGAAGTCCGACATGGACCTGCGGCGCACGCTCTTCTCCACCATCGTACTGTGTGGCGGCTCCACGCTCATCAAAG GCTTCGGCGAACGGTTACTGACTGAAGTGAAGAAGCTCGCACCCAAAGACGTAAAGATCAAG ATCTCGGCCCCCCAGGAGAGGCTGTACTCCACGTGGATTGG TGGCTCCATCTTAGCGTCGTTGGACACCTTTAAGAAGATGTGGGTGTCGAAACGGGAATATGAAGAAGACAGAGCACGTGCCATCCACAGGAAGACCTTCTAG
- the LOC101469399 gene encoding BTB/POZ domain-containing protein KCTD9, translating to MRRVTLFVNGTCTNGKVVAVYGSLEDLLCVAGSKLGIRASNVYNGNGGLIDDIALIRDDDVLYVSEGDSFEDPQDDPRGPDKDQTHTDWLTLNVGGRCFTTTRSTLVSKEPESMLAHMFREKDVWANKRDRQGAYLIDRSPDYFEPILNYLRHGQLIINEGINPLGVLEEARFFGIEQLAEQLEALIKSSQPPDDHSPLTRKEFIRFLLATTTKSELRCQGLNFTGADLSRLDLRYINFKMANLRGANLTHANLSGANLERADLSAACLDGANLQGVKMLCTNAEGASLRGCNFEDPAGVKANLEGANLKGVDMEGSQMTGINLRVATLKNAKLKNCNLRGATLAGTDLENCDLSGCDLQEANLRGSNVKGAIFEEMLTPLHMSQSVR from the exons ATGAGGAGAGTCACGCTGTTCGTTAACGGCACGTGCACGAACGGGAAG GTGGTGGCCGTGTACGGATCGCTGGAGGACCTGCTGTGTGTGGCCGGCTCCAAGCTGGGCATTCGAGCCTCCAATGTGTACAACGGGAACGGCGGTCTCATCGACGACATCGCGCTGATCAG agaCGATGATGTGCTCTACGTTTCTGAGGGAGACTCATTTGAAG ATCCTCAGGATGACCCCAGAGGCCCTGATAAGGATCAGACTCACACTGATTGGCTGACTCTCAACGTCGGTGGACGCTGCTTTACGACGACGCG GAGCACGTTAGTCAGTAAGGAGCCGGAGAGTATGCTGGCCCACATGTTCAGAGAGAAAG ACGTGTGGGCGAACAAGCGTGACCGCCAGGGCGCATACCTGATCGACCGCAGCCCGGACTACTTCGAGCCCATCCTGAACTACCTGCGGCACGGACAGCTCATCATCAACGAGGGGATCAACCCCCTCG GTGTGCTGGAGGAAGCCCGCTTCTTTGGGATCGAGCAGCTTGCCGAACAGCTGGAGGCCCTTATAAAG TCCTCTCAGCCTCCTGACGATCACTCACCTTTGACCCGGAAAGAGTTCATCAGGTTCCTGTTGGCCACGACCACAAAGTCCGAGCTGCGCTGTCAG GGTCTGAACTTCACCGGTGCCGACCTTTCTCGTCTGGATTTGCGTTACATTAACTTTAAGATGGCCAACCTGAGAGGAGCCAACCTGACCCACGCTAACCTGAGCGGGGCCAACCTGGAGCGAGCCGACCTGTCCGCGGCCTGCCTTGAC ggcgCCAACCTGCAGGGCGTGAAGATGCTGTGCACCAACGCTGAAGGAGCGTCGTTGCGAGGCTGCAACTTTGAGGATCCTGCAGGAGTCAAGGCCAACCTGGAGG GGGCCAACCTGAAGGGTGTGGACATGGAGGGAAGTCAGATGACGGGCATCAACCTGAGAGTCGCCACGCTAAAGAATGCCAAATTGAAGAACTGTAACCTGCGGGGGGCGACTCTGGCTGGGACTGACCTCGAG AACTGCGACCTGTCCGGCTGCGACCTTCAGGAGGCGAACCTGCGGGGCTCCAACGTGAAGGGTGCCATCTTTGAGGAGATGCTTACGCCTCTACACATGTCTCAGAGCGTGCGGTGA